Genomic DNA from Fusarium oxysporum Fo47 chromosome IX, complete sequence:
AGCATATCTGCAAGACTACCTCATGCGGGAGCAGTAAGTCAGTTCTAGAAAGGTCTCCCATCGTGATACCTTTTGTCATGTACCTGACCAGTCACGACCGAGGCCGCGGGAACTTAGGATGTAGTTAATGCCATTTGTGGGTAGTTTTTGATGGATGAGTGGGAAATTATAGAAAGTGATTTACGTACTTTTAAATGCTTACTAACAGGGGCGCAGCTTATTGACGGGGGCGTACCGTATTACAGTGGAGGTGCAGCCTATTAGTCTCCGGGCTTTGTGACGACCAGCAATTTGCATCGAAGCGTGCGTGAGTTTGTTGAGGTCTAAGAGACCTGATATTGTTCTATACTATATGCATATCCTTGAGTTTCCTTCGCGATCTACCCATTTGCTGTCCTAGCTTTAGAGCCGCCGCATAATACCAATCTCTAATTCTCTCATAGGCTAACCATAATGTTATAACGGTCAATGTCAAAGTAGATGCTACAAGTACAAATGGTAATAGCCAATCTGTGACTTCGGCGGCACCTGAATCACTAGTGCGGAACACAACACAGGAAAATAACGTCTTATGCCATTAGTATGTCGgtaattagtaaaagaaGGAGAGAACATACCGCTGTGAAAGTACCCGGAAGGAAGACCATGGTAAGAACTGTGAGAGTATGGATAGAAGAGCTATCCCGTGACATTTGGTATGATGTGCTGAGATTTATAGTGCTATCACCTTGCATGACTATATTAAACACCTGTCTTGGGATTAGTTTtcttaataaataaagccGTGGAACTTACAAAGTTCATGGCCGTTTCCTTTCGTGCCTTAAACTGTTCCAGCCAGCTTCCTTGATGTACATATGAGTCGTGTATGTATTGAATCACTGCTTTTGTTTGACTGGCAGCTGTATCCGGCAACCCTTGGCCCGCCTGGTGACAAAACCTTTTATGGGCTTCGAGCAGTTTGGAGCTGAGCTTCACGGCTGACCTTGTACGTCCAACCCCTGTGTCTAATAATTGAGATACATAGTGCAGCTGTCGCGTGATTGAAGAAAGCTTTTCCCTTGAGTCAAAAACGTGAGCACCTTGGTTTTGTCCTCTCGTTATTTTTAGACTTTCGGAGTAGTCATTGACTTTTCTGAGCTGCAGAACGCATTAGCCTTAGGCTTaggtatataatattagggTTGAATGGAGTACTTGGGCCATTAGCTCCTCTTGTGCCCCAGCAGTGTACAGGGTAGCCTGTTCGAAGCCAATGTTGGAGATCATTGAATGAATAAGAAAAGGATTCGTTGCCAATTCATGTCCTGTGACTAGGCGATTGTCACCTTGACGGGTAGAAGGCTGTATCTGATCTATAAAAGAAAACCAGATGCCGTCGTCTGGAGCGACGACTAGGTATACTGTCGTGTTCGTGGCGGTAGAATGTGTCATGTAGACAGAACAGGGTGCTTTATTGCGGTGTATTGCCACTTCTTGTTTGTCGTACCAGCTGTGCTGATGCCATCGTGGCTGTTGACAATGGAACTCTACCCAAAGCTTCAAATCAGACATGCACTGCTAATCACTCGCTCCACTTACCGTATATCTCCTGACCATTAACAGGGTCAGGTTTTACTTGGGATACAGCTGACCAATAGTTTGAGCGCCCAACGAGATCAAGCAAGAAGTTGCTGTGGATGTCGTAGTCATGGAAGAGACGACTGAGGAGAGCTTTCGAAACAGATGGCGTGTAATGAAATGTTGCGTGGGGGTTTGTCTCTAGTTTGATGCATCTGGACGTGCAAAGTCAAATATATTAGAAAAACAACATAAATATGATCAGATTAGCGGGGATATAACATACAAAGCTATAAGGGTCGGATACTCGGTGCCTGGCTTAAGGGACTTGACCGGTCAGCACAATACGCGATATTTCACAGTAGATACATACATCAATTATCGTGTTGACTTGGAAATCGTCCTGATTGATATGATAAGCTAGCATATACGTCAGTAACCGATAATTACTCAGTGTAGAGACCTGGAAATACCTGATTCGCTTTTGGGCCCCGAAACGGTTAACATATTTACTCGAGAGTTTGACAAAAAGTTTTCTTCTTTATGGAGTACCTTTTGTACTTCTGATCGATAGGTGTTAAGTATTGGATGTAGCGATAGATTGAAGGCGGCTGGGTTCAGCTTGCGAGATTTAGAGGCTTCGTCATTTATCTGTTCGTCTGCCGAGATTGAAGCTATTGACTGCATGTCAAACACTCCTTCTGTATGAATCTGCAATGCCCTATTATATTTAGAATTCATTCCTAATCTTGCTGTAATTGCGTATCCTTAGCAAATAGTTAGGTTAGTAGttaagttcttctttggtgGGGCGCAAATGGTGCGGGAAGAAAGGAATTTAACATCTGCAGGACAACTACGGCTTTTAAACTCACAATATAGAGAGCAAACCGCCCCGCCAAGTCAGCCTTATTCTAGGACGCATCAACCGGTTGTCACATATCAGGTACGAGCGCATATTAATGCCAATGTTAGTACGTAATGCGCTGTCTTATTTTCAACTCGTTAGGCGCTTATTTTAACTGCCTTACTGGACAATAATAAGTGGCGTTGAGGCAGAGAATCAGCTGCATATGATTAAGCGATTATAATTCGATCTTTGGCCCTAAGGTGGCAGTCTTATTATCCAGCTGACGCGTTGTAATTTCTTCTGATTGGGCCTACTTAATATCGTGTAACGTCCTCTGCATTATCACAAGTGCAGCTCGGAATCGGATCAAGGACAAATCATGTAATAGAATGCTATCCACCCGTGCAGCCGACGAGTTTTACGTCTCTTACTCCGCGTAAGCAAAGCACGGCGCAAAGCCTCATCTAGATTCACGATGGCTGAAGATGGTTTCCTCTGCTGTGACTATGCATGCTGGTTAGCTAAGTCGGAAAAAAGCTCGTCACTGAAGTCCCGACAAGTGTTAGTCTGGCTCAAACGGTACCCAGTACTGAGCTGGCCGGTGCACAGAGCTAAGCCGTGAGCACCCTGAGCGGCTCGCCGCTATCAGAAATTACTGTGAAGCCTAATGTCGGGACTCGGCAGTTTCATGTCGAAAACCTTCCGAACTAGAAGAAGGTCGTCGGCTAACTCAAGGCTCTGGCCTCCAAGTGTAGGCTCATCAAGTTAAATCTCCCTGAAAGCTGACGCTGATCGTGCGCCTTACCTCGTAGGCCCATCAAGACGACAATGGCCATGGAATTAGATCATAATCGAATGTTCCGTTATCTGTTGAAAGATGTTGCTGTCACTGCTTGACCAGTAGCTGATTTGCTACCGAAGCGTTCTGCAGAATGATTTAGGGCAGTGTAGATATTCAACGGCTACTTTCAATGCTCTGACGGGACCAACGGTCGTCCCTAGGCTCATAGATGCCTTCCATATTCTACCCAAGATCCTTCAAGATAGTCCCAGTGAGCTCAGAGCATCGGCAGAATCGCTAAACAATTAGAAAACTAAATTAGGATCACCAGCTGTGATTCAGGTAAAATCAAGTCTCGTGAGTCTCTGGCGCTTTGTGGCGGGTCACTAGTCCTAGCTTGGCGACGCAGCTCTCAAGTTCGCTGGATGTTTCTTCCCCAGCCTCGACTTGGGCATGCTCAAGTTTCTCTTCGTAGACATTCCAGCTCCTAATGGCCCACCTTAGTATATTGCTTAGCGGCCCGAGAGCTGACGACGACTCCCGTAATGTGGTTGTCTAAATCTACTGAGACGTGCACAACAACATGCAGCTCTCAAGATCGGATATGTATCTTGGGAAACAGCTGATCAGTACAACTATTAGCAGACAACAAGCATCGTAAAGAGTTATATCACAATTGATCTCTATTTCTCAATTCATAATTATACTAGAATATTGTGACTATCTACGTGTTCAGCGCAATTGTCTTTATCATGGTGAAAGACGACATACCTCAGGGTAGGTTCAAAACTTGAGTGCTGATTGGTTCGGAGTTACCCATTACTCAAAGATAAGCTAACCCAGCGATAACCGAGTGGCCTAGTTCTCCGTTAGTTGACTAGCTCATATAAAACACATTCCCCGCGTCCTCCAAACTTTCATCATCTGTAGATCATGTTCACTAGCTGCTGTTACAATGGAAGACACACGACCTACCAAACGCGCACGGCAAGCTTGCGAGCCATGTCGGTTAGTTTCTCATGTCATCTAGGTAGTCTCAATTTTAACAATGGTCACAGTCGCAAGAAGTCCAAGTGCCCTGGAGAAAAGCCCATATGCTCGTACTGCGAACGCCTCGGTCAGAATTGTGTATATGAATCAGGCTCTGATGGCCAAGGTCAAAGAGTTCGTTCGGATAGATCATTGGTGCGTTAACAATTGATAAGCCCATTTGTCAATCGCTGATATTGGTTGCTTGCAGGAGCTTCGCATGGAAACCCTGGAAGAGAAATTGGACTTGTTTATCGACCGTCTCGAGTAAGTGAAAGTTCTAAGTGCCATAGCATTATGAGGTTTTAACGAATGAGCCTCAGTCCAGTGATCCACGATTCACGCCGGCGCTCAGCGTCGCAACAGGGAGGAGGACATACACCGAGTTCCATGGTCGGCCAGGATGAGATGGCAGAAACTAGTGAGATTGTAGACCCAAGACAAGCGTCGGGGTAAGAAAGTCTTCCCCTATCCTTAGAATGTAGCTGACGGAGCACTCCAGCCCATCATCACTCGTCGAGCCCAGAAGTGATGAACTAGCCTCTCTATATCTAACCTGGCTCCATCGGCAACCTTTGGTCCTCTTCAACGCCGAAGCATTTGCAGAGTCACTGCCGAGTAGAGAGACAGAGTTGATCTTGGTACTACAAGCATTATGTCTCCGATTTCCTCCTCGGCTATTGAGTCAACAATATCGCCAACGTCTCCATGCCATGGCACAAGCCTCGAGGGAAATCGCGATGAACAAGGTCTTCGGTAGCCGGGTCGACTGTTCCGTCTTGCAAACGCTGTGTCTACTAAGTCTTTTTGAACATGCAGGTATGCTATTACAGAGCAATGACGTCTTGGCCATGGCTGATTAGAGCCAGAAGGAAATACTGTCCAAGCAGGCCTATATCTCAGTAATGCGATTCAGTTACTGAGCGGCATTCCGAAAGGGAGTTTTCTCGGCGATGCTGTCGAGTTCAATAACTGCATCCGAAGTATATTCGTGCTTCATCACTTGCAGGGCAGTGTTTCCTCTAGTGTGTGGCCCACTGCCATGTCACATGGAGAGGACTCATCACTCGGAACAGCAGCGTGCTCGGCATGGTTGCTTCCGCCAGAGAAGTCAGTACCATGCGATATGGATCGAGGGATCATGAAGTATACCATGCCTCTTGCTCAAGTTTGGCGAGCAGTCAGAGTTTACGCTTCCCGCCGCGTTTTCTCGGACACCTTGCCCCCGTGGAATCCACGTTCCGATTACTCTCAGGTTACATATCGCCACCTCGAGATCGATTGTAGTGTACCACTCAAGTACCGGTTCTCTGCTAACCAAATCGACAAGCAGACACCTGAAACTTTGCAACAAAACAGAGGGTATTGGGGTCCCTACCTGTTCACCCAGTTCGTCTATGCTTCCATTCCTGTTATTCTCAATCACCCATTTCTTTTATCAATGCGACTACGGAACTTCCGACATACCATGCCTCAGTCATTTGTCAATAGCTCCTTTGATGCGATTACTCGACACATCGGATGGATCATGTATCATCTTGAAATATTGGAAAAAATGGATTATCGAGTGTCTGATCCAACGTTGGCTCATATTATTGTGGTAGTTGCCACCATTCACCTACAACATAGTTTCGTTGAAGACTTAACTCTACGAGAGAAAGCTCAGGTTGGATTTGAGAAATGCCTTGAGTTCTTGAGGTGCATGGGTCTGACATGGCATGCTGTCGCGGTCATGGTAAGTACTATGAAGCGGTGTGGGGAAAAGATGGAGCACTAACTACTATTGAAGCATGAAAATCTACGAAAGCTGCAGCAGAGCATACAAGTTGTACCTCTAGCCAGCGAAGAGCCTGGGCTTGGAAGACCAACACAGCAAAAGTTCACCATCGATACGAGACTTCTCTGGGATATACTGTCTTATGAGCAAGCTGGTAGGCCGGATGCACGCGCCGATGAATCTGTTTACAGCGGCCTAGCATCAACTAACCAGGACACGGGAAGAGGCGGTAACGAACCTGGCGAAGGCTATGATTTGGTCGGATCAGCTGGTATTATAGGGCACAAGACTGTTCCAAAGGACACGCCACTATACGCCCCGGGTGAGGGTGAAATGAGCCACCCTATAAGAGGCCGTGTTCCATCTGATGCTTCGGGACTGCTAGGGTCTCTCCAACAGAATATTCAGGAGGGGTTTGGATCGGCTATGGAACCGGATAACATATTTCCGCAAGTGCACGACTTTGGAAGGGCTATTGATGAGTGGCTTAGCCTTGACTGGGGAAACACAATGCTTTGATGTATTGAGGCAGGCATCACATTCTCTGTACAGGTGTCATATGCGTTTAATACAAATTGGTAACTGACTCCTAATATCACCACTTGAGACTCTCCGACCCAGCACATGCTTCTAACTTATTGCagaagtcaatatcatcctGTCCATTCCCTGACTGCCCATTCTTCGGTGCCGCTGGCCAGATTTCATGTCCTTCATGCTCTTCCTGCTGATGGTGTTCCATGACGAGTTTCCTCGTAGTTTcctggaagaagagggggCCCTAATAACAAAGGACAATCTCATTAGCAAAGAAAGTATAGATACAAGGGCTGACTCGTACCTTTTCTACTCGAGGATGAAGTTCGCCATTGACAAAAATACCAGCGTTCAGGTTTTTCTGCGCTGCATTGCAAAGATCCTTGTCTTCTTTGAGGATTTGCTTGAAGCAGTTGCTGATCTCATTAAAATCTTCGTCTGAAGCACTGTTGCTTCTGTAGACTTCGTATTCCATCTTAGTTTGTGATGCGGAAATGGGGATGCAGCGCATGATGTAGAAGAAGGTAGGGCTAAACATTAGGAACTGGTTGCAATCGAGGAGTATTTATCTGCTTACGAGATCGTGATGGATGCATTGGGATAGTAGAAAGTACTGTAGATACCCATGCCATCTTTATCGGGCTTATCGACATTGAAGTGCTGTATATGACCACCAGATGTCTCAACCCAGTATTTTGACAGGTCAGTGAGGGCATTGAGTGCGGGATGTCCAGTTGGACAGTGGTAGCACTGATATCATTGTCTCAGCGCCAGTTAAATGGGAAGGGTTAAAAGGACTCACTTCGTTGTAATTATCTGCCAAAGTCTTCCAGTTGTAGTCCCCAATCATCTCCCACTGATGGTCGAAGTGATAGGCCTCCATGTCGAATGGCTGAAGACGTGGTTGAGTGTCAACGCCAGCAAAGTCGTCGTCCCAAGCGACAGTGGGGGTATCACTGGCGTCCATATTGATCCAGATGAATCCAAGCTTATCGATATGCACATGTATTGGGTATAGGTTATTGGTTGACTTGTCGAATGTTGGAACCTCTTGGTATTTTGGAGCCTTGGCCAATTTGCCATCGAGTCCATAAGACCAGCCTTACAACTTTCAACATTTTCGTAGACACGAGTTGGGTGATCTACTTACCATGATACTTGCAAGATAGAATATTGACTCGTCCTGCATCTTGCTCTACCAGCGGAAACGCCCGATGCCGACAGACATTGTGATGGGCCCTGATCTCGCCTTGACGGTCtttgatcaagaagaaggtaaAGCCAGCCTGGGTGATACGCAGGAAATCACCAACTTCGGCGAATCTTGCCTGGTGTGATACGACTATCCATTTCTTGGAAAAGATGGCTCGTCGTTCCAGTTCATACATGGCCGAGGAGCGATACCATGATGCGGGCAATGCGCGGGCAGTTTGAGGCTCAACCTCCTTCGTTGTACCGAAACTGAACCAGCGACTCATTGTGGTTTGAGATAATAACTGATCCTAGGATTGAAGAAGTCTGGTGACAAATTGCCAGAACGGGGGTTAAGCTTGGATGTTAACTAGACTATCCATGTCGAGCATGATAAGATTCGTCTATGAATGCAAGCCTCTAGTCCGGCCCTTATACCCTTCTAACTTTCATGCATGATACGTCTTTCTCTCTAGCATGGCCCAATACCTATTTTTTACTCCGCACTCTTCATCCATCAATCGCTCCTCACTTCCACTTGGTACACTTCCCCTTGAGCCAATAAGACAAGCGCCAATCACGATTTCTCACATCATGTTGGGATCACGGCCCGCTTCCGTACCCACAGCATCTGACCTTGTGATACGGCCTTATCTCGACGCTAAACTGTTTCTATCTAGCGACGTTGTTACCATTCTCCGTACCCACCAGATCCGGGCCGCTTCCGGCTTTGTGTGCCTTCTTGTGAGAATGCCATGATAAGCAGTGGCCTATGAAGATGGGTTGCTGAAGTGAGTTAAATTCGAAGTTATAATATTGCAGGGATAGTTTATTTTGAGTACTCAAAATACTAGTCCCACTCGAAAATTTTCAGTTGTCAACGAAATTTGACCTTACAAGCTCGAAAATACAGTAATCATGTCCGCCGAACAACAGCAAAAGCCAAAGCAGATCCGATGCACCATTATCGGAGCCGGGTAAGTATAATTCGTACCCTTAGAGGAATGGTTTTGGCTGATGCTTCCAATCAGGGTATCTGGTATTCTGATGGGTAAGTTCTTATCCGTTTCATTCACCAAAGGACTACGCTGACAACACCTAGCATACAAGCTGAAACGCCATCTCAATGACTACGTTACCTTTCAGATCTTCGAAAAGTCACCAGACCTTGGTGGTACGTGGTTTGAGAACAAATATCCCGGCTGCGCCTGTGACGTCCCGAGTCATTGCTATCAATATTCCTTTGCTCCAAACCCGTCATGGTCAAAATTGTGAGTTGTCAGCAGTCCAATCAGTGTTCATTGTTAATGATGCGAAGTTACGCATCATCTGATGAGATACAGGGCTATCTGAAGGGAGTTGCTAAGCACTTCGACCTTGAGCGATACAtctccttcaacaccaaggtGGTCTCATCACGATGGTCTGAAAGCGACAGTACCTGGACTGTACAGTTAGAAGATGGCTCTCTTGTGACATCAGAAATTCTGTTCAATGCTGGCGGCATACTCAATCACCCACAAATTCCCAACATTGAGGGGCTGTCGGACTTTACCGGTCCCTTACTGCATACAGCATCCTGGGACCATTCGATTGACCTACGAGGTAAACGTGTCGGCGTGATTGGCGCGGGAGCCAGTTCGATTCAATTAGTTCCCTCGATACAGCCTCTGGTCCAAGACATGAAGGTATTTATCCGCACACCTTCCTGGATTGCACCGCCAGTGGCTCTGCCCGACCCCAATGCTACGAACTACACCTACAGCACAGAAGAGAAGGCTATTTTTGAGGCAAACAAGGATATGTATCTCGATACCAGAAAGGGATTGGAAGATCAGTTCAACGGAATGTTCCGAATCTTCCTCAAATCGAGCCCAGAGCAGAAGAGGACACGCGCCATGTTTGAATCCCGCATGAAACAGCTGATCGCCGACAAAGACCTGCAAACTAAGCTGATACCTCCATTTGAGGCAGGATGCAGAAGAATCAACCCGGGAGAGGGTTTTCTTACTGCTCTTCAAAAGCCGAATGTTGAACCAGTGTTCGACTCGATTAAAAGAGTGACACAAGGTGGTATCGTGGCTGGTAGTAAGGAATATCCAGTAGATGTGCTAGTGGCAGCTACAGGATTCAACACGACCTTCAGACCTCGTTTTCCTATAATTGGTCGCAATGGTGTCAACCTCCAAGATGCATGGCAAGAACACCCTGAATCTTATCTGGGCCTCGGTGTTGCGGGATTTCCCAATtacctcatcttc
This window encodes:
- a CDS encoding Rieske [2Fe-2S] iron-sulfur domain-containing protein; this encodes MSRWFSFGTTKEVEPQTARALPASWYRSSAMYELERRAIFSKKWIVVSHQARFAEVGDFLRITQAGFTFFLIKDRQGEIRAHHNVCRHRAFPLVEQDAGRVNILSCKYHGWSYGLDGKLAKAPKYQEVPTFDKSTNNLYPIHVHIDKLGFIWINMDASDTPTVAWDDDFAGVDTQPRLQPFDMEAYHFDHQWEMIGDYNWKTLADNYNECYHCPTGHPALNALTDLSKYWVETSGGHIQHFNVDKPDKDGMGIYSTFYYPNASITISSNSASDEDFNEISNCFKQILKEDKDLCNAAQKNLNAGIFVNGELHPRVEKGPLFFQETTRKLVMEHHQQEEHEGHEIWPAAPKNGQSGNGQDDIDFCNKLEACAGSESLKW